The DNA segment TCCTCACCTGACCCTTGGTCTCTGTGCTCACCCTGGCTGCCCTTCCCTCACAACTTGATGCCAGGCAAGACTCCCTCCGCCCTCCTCAGCCCCGTAGTCCCCAAATGCCAGCCCCACCAAGACCCTAACCCTGACATGAGCCAGGGATGAAGAACAAGGAAATGGAGCCAAAAATATATCAGAGCTCAGGGAGGGGGTCCAGGTCTCTGAAACCTGAGGATCCTTTTCCAAAAGGTCACCTGAGTCTTGGGAAGGACCATCCTACAAACAGTCCTTCGGGAATGACAAAAAGCCCATTGATTCCAGGATGGATCATAGCTGTTCCTGAAACAGGCTACCCCACATGCTGATTTAGTACCAAAGGCCCTAGATCAGGCCATGTTGGGTGTTGGGTAACGGCATTGTCTGGATGACATTTTGTGAGTCTCACATCCTCTCTGGggtccctcccttccctctgtcACCATATTCTTTCTGCTTGTTCTCTCTGGCCAGGTGGTtaggagttgggggaggggaggacataTCCCCGTACACATCAGGGGGCCTCTCCGGgtaggagttgggggaggggaggacatgTCTCCATACACATCAGGGGGCCTCTCCGGgtaggagttgggggaggggaggacatgTCTCCATACACATCAGGGGGCCTCTCCGTGGAGAGCAGTGTGTGCGGCAGGTGTGCTGACAACTTTAGGGCCAAACGTACCACTCACCTTTTCTGGTTTCTGGGCTGGTGGTGGCTTCTTGACGATCTAGGATGTTAAAGACACAAACACAGCTGGAAGGGCCATGGAGGGCTCTAGCTCAGCCTTTCAGACAGGGGGGAACCCTGCTCAGGAACACCAGGGGGACAAACATCTGCACTGGGGTGTCAACCTAGATGCCCAAGGCCTGAGCATCCATGGGTAACAGGTTCCACCTCCTTGAGCCTCAGCCTCCTCAGTTTTCAAAGGGTAATCAATAGCTTTGTGTAGGGTCAACAGGGGGACAGACTAAGGCTCCTGTTCCCTGGTACAGGCCCCACCTGGGAGCTTTCAACAGCAAACGACATCATATGAAGACAGGAGAACATTCCccaccctcccacttccctccccttctTTCCCGCCCCAGGCTCAGTCTTTATCCTTTATCATCATCAATGTGTCTGCCACACGATCTGAAGGTGACGTTTATCCTCAGCCCTCCAGGTACCAGTAGCAGGCTATACACCAGCCAGTGAGCTTCTATGGGCAATGACGACAGCCGTTTCATTTCTGGGCCTCCGTGCCCAGCATGAGGTCCTGCACATCCTGGTAACTTAGTGATGACTGATGAAGGAGTGACTAAGGTACCAGAGATGGGTGGGGATCCATGCTGTTTTCAGAGGCACAGCGCCCCCAAGATTAGCAGCCTCCAGGCCAGCATCCTTCTCCCTTTGGGCCACAAGTGCCCCTGGAGAATCCTCTTCTTCCCCTAATAGCAGAAACTCCGTAGGCGtttgttcatttgagtttttcagaATCCTGACCACTGTGGGGCATCTGTGGTTTCAGGACATCTGGAAACCCTTTTCCCCTTCATGGACCACCTTCCTATGAAGGTAAAAGCATGGCACAGACTGTTTTTTGCTGGTGTGAGGGCTCCAGAGCTGATAGGAACCTGTCCACAGGATCATGAGGCAGGCACCTACCCAAGGGGGAGGTTGGTAAGGGCTGGGGACAGGCTGTTCAGGCAGGGATCACTCACCCACTTGTGACAGCAGATGCAGACAAGCAGCGACAGGAAGAGGGACAGGAACAGGGCTGAGATGAGCACCGGGACCCAGAGAGGATTTCTGTAAAGCAGGTTATGGCTGACAACCTTGGGCATTAAGGAAATCTTCTTTGGGACAGTCCCACGTATTATTATCTCCCCCTCTGGGAAAAACTCAGGTATGGTGGTCTCCTCCTCTGGCACAACCGTGGGTGCTGTGGTCTCCTCTGTGACAATGGTGGGCACCGTGGTCTCCTCTTCTGTGGAAATGTTAGGCATGGTGGTCTCCTCCTCTGGCACAACCATGGGTGCTGTGGTCTCCTCTGTGACAATGGTGGGCACCGTGGTCTTCTCTTCTGTGGAAATGTTAGGCATGGTGGTCTCCTCCTCAGGCACAAGAATGGGTGCTGTGGTCTCCTCTGCGACAGTAGTGGGCACCGTGGTCTCCTCTTCTGGGGAAATGTTAGGCATGGTGGTCTCCTCCTCAGGCACAACCATGGGTGCTGTGGTCTCCTCTGTGACAATGGTGGGCACTGTGGTCTCCTCTTCTGGGGAAATGTTAGGCATGGTGGTCTCTTCCTCTGGCACAACCATGGGTGCTGTGGTCTCCTCTGCGACAGTGGTGGGCACTGTGGTCTCCTTCTTTGGGAACGCCTCAGAAAATATGATCTCCTCTTCTGGGAACACCTCAGGAAATGTGGCCTCCTCTTCTGGGATCACCTCAGGAAATGTGGTCTCATCTTCTGGGGACACCTCTGGAAATGTGGCCTCATTTTCTCGGAACACCTGAGGAAATGTGGTCTCATTTTCCGGGAACCTCCGAGGAAATGTAGTCTCCTCTTCTGGGAACACCTCAGGAAATGTGGTCTCATCTTCCGGGAACACCTCAGGAAATGTGGTCTCATCTTCTGGGACCACCTCAGGAAATGTGGTCTCATCTTCTGGGACCACTTGAGGAAATGTCTCCTCTTCTGGGACCACCTGAGGAAACGTGGTCTCATCTTCTGGGACCCCCTCAGGAAATGTGGTCTCCTCTTCTGGGAACACCTCAGGAAATGTGGTCTCGTCTTCTGGGACCACCTCAGGAAATGTGGTCTCATCTTCTGGGACCGCCTGAGGAAATGTGGTCTCATCTTCTGGGACCACTTGAGGAAATGTCTCCTCTTCTGGGACCGCCTGAGGAAATGTGGTCTCATCTTCTGGGACTACTTCAGGAAGTTCACTCTCATCTTCTGGGACCACCTCAGGCACTGTCATCTCCTCTGGAACAAACGTACTCGCTGTGGTCGTCCTTGTGATAGTGGTAGGTACCGTGCTTGTAGTCGTGACAGTGGTAGATACTCTGGTCGTTGTGACAGTGGTAGGTGGTGTGCTTGTTGTTGTGGCAACAGTAGGTACTGTGGTTGTCAAGACAACAGTAGGCACTATGGTCCTTATCATGATAACTGTGGGCAGTGTGATCATTGTTGATACAACAGTGGGCTCTGAAGGCTTAACCTATGGAAGGCACACATACCAGGATTCTGAGGTTGGCCAGGGTGATCTCTTCCCAGGCACCCACCAACCATTTCCCACATTGGGTCTCCTGGTCTACCCAGGACCACCTGCCCTCGGGTTGCTTCATCTACAGGGACCACAGTGCCACTAGCCTCTCTCCCCTGcttcccagctctgtgaccttgggcaaagctactctctccctctctctgaacAGAGCTCTATCTCCATGTCTGTGCTGAGGAAGTTAGTGTTATTTGATGCATTAGAAAGAGGCTATAGAAAGTTCCGGCACAGGCCAGGTCCACATGGGACCTTAAGGAATGGGCTCTGTGCTCTTGTTGTTCATAGCCAAGGGTGAGTGAGCTGCATCCATGGACTTGCACTGCCCAGCCCTTCTCTCCATCAGGGGCTTTGCTGGAGAGAAGcagaagggaaggggaaagagTGAGCCTGTGCTCAGGAGACGGCAGTCTCTGGGTGACCCTGTGCTGGGCCCAGTGCCAGAGGTGGCTCCTGAGTTCTCTTCTCAATGTGCCTGTAGATGGGTGGTCCTCAGGTGGCAAGACTCCTGGTTGGGAAATGTGGGGGTTTGGTCTCAGGTCCCCAGGAAGATGGACAGGGAGCAGAGGACACAGACACATACGGGGACTGTCACACTGCGAGAACCCTCACCAGCTGGCACTAGACAAAAGGGCAGTGGGATTAAGCACAGAATCCCTCTTCTTGAGCCTGAGACGCCTGTCTCATAAACTACTCGCTTGGCCTTTCCCAAGGAATTTTGCTCCACTTACCTCTGCTTCCCAGGTTTTGTGTTCCTCCATTTTCCCCCCCGTCCACTGAGGTCCTTGTAGCCCCACCCTGTCACTCCCACAATCCTTGCCAGCAATTTTCAAGTCTTCATCTACAAAGTTGACGCCATTGTTCAGGCTGTAATCAATGAAAACCTCCCTAAAGCACAGAAAGGCAGAGGGTAACCAACAGATCAAAGACACAGCCCTTGGCTCAGTCCATAGCTCTCTCACAGTAATGATTTTGACTAGCAGCCATTTGGGGCTATCAGGGAGCAGTCAGCAGGGGTAAGGGGAGTTTATCCCCAAGCACCATGAGATTGACCTCTGCAGTGAAGATTATCACACAGTGAGGAGTCCTGAGTGGAGTCAGATGTCCTCCTGGCCATGAGCTAAGTGACCAGGAACAGCTGTACTGTGTCACCATCCTGACTCCTCTGTATGCACAGAATATGTTGGAGTCCCTTGGAAAAGCTGCCTGGAGCAAAGTTACCATCCCTGGTTGCACAACTTCTGAATCCTTCCCTATGCAGAGCCTGGGCCACAGCGGGTCCCTGAGCTCCTTGAGGGACCACCAACCAGGCTAGGTGAGGATGATGCCCTGAGCTGTTCTGAGACAGATATGTGTTGCCCAGCAGAGGTGACTTCCTACATTCTTGGCCCAATCGCCCCCCAACCCTAAATACTTACTGTCCAGCCTTGTCAAATCTATGTCCTGGGCAAGTTAATTTTTCGTTATTGATAGAGATGGGTCTTtttcctaaaaacaaaaacaaaaaccacacaaaATTGTCATTGGACATGTCCATTCAtttgtatttcccattctgttggccCTTGGAAGCAGAGCTAACACTTGGGCAGAAGCAACTTTTCTTCTGACATGTACCATGTCCCAAGCACTGAGctctggtgttttgtttttttaaactttatttaaatacagttgatatacaatattaccTAAGTTCCAAGTGTACAATATGGTGATTCACAAAATTTAAAGGttgtactccatttatagttgttatattAATAAAGGGCACtgatattaaaagcagagaaggcagtggcaccccactccagtactcttgcctggaaaatcccatggacggaggagcctggtaggctgcagtccatggggtcgcgaagagtcggaaacgactgagcaacttcactttcacttttcactttcacgcactggagaaggaaatggcaacccactccagtgttcttgcctggagaatcccagggatgggggagcctggtgggctgccgtctatggggtcgcacagagttggacacgactgaagtgacttagcagcagcagatattaaaAGGGAACAAAGCAGACAGAGACCCTGCTCTCAAGGGCCTGACATTTGTGGGACTAGAgatggagacagacaataaagtCACAAACAATGATCAAAAAATGTCAGAGTTAAAAGTGTTGTGATGTCAGTAAACAAGAGAAGGGACAGGGAAGGAGTGGAAGGCACAGCTGCTTAGGAGTAGGTGACCTGTCCTGTCTTTTAGAGACACAATTTCTCTGTAAGAGAGAGTGAAATGTTTACACAGGACATGGAGTgatgtctgggatttgcttcacAAGAATCAACTGTGAGAGTATCAGCAAAACCAGATTGGCCAGGGTTGATAATTACTGAAGTAGGTAAGGCTGCTTCAGGGGTGCTATGCAACTGTTGCTTCGTTTGTATGTTACTGAAGATTCTCATTAAAGATGAGGTGTATCTGAGGTGGGATTCCTGGAGAGGAATCAGGTGAGGGGGAAGGCCGGGGAACAATCTGGGGAAGAGGGTCCAGGCTGTAGGTGCCTGTGCTGAGGCCTGAGGTAACTAGCTTAGGTTGTTGGTGGAAAGAGAATGGGGCCTCGTGGGCCCTGGGAAGGGGTGTGGGCTTTATTTTAAGTACAGTGAGTGTGTCAAGGGGCTGGCCAGGTCCAGGCAAGTTTGGACACAGAAGAAGCAGGACCTGCAATTGGCCTGGATGCGGGATGAGAACAAAGAGGAGTCAAGGACGATGGGCAGGTTAGTGGGCAGAGCGTctggggggtggtggtgctgTCTGTGGCCGCAGGGAAGCCTCTGTGTCTGCGCTTGTTCTATAATTCTGTGGGAGCCGGGTGCTGGCCCTCAGGAGCCTCCGACGTGTGTTGTGAGTAGCTGTGGAGCCTTCTCTCTCCTGAGCCCTTAACTCTTCTCAGACCCTGACTGTGCTCACAGGTCAGGCTTTTGCCTCGGATGGTTTCCTTCCCAGTGACCTGCTTTTGGCTGTAACCCAGTTCTCGGATTGGCTATGAAGTTCTGCCTGTGTTCCCCTTCATTTGTGCTGATATTGAAACTTACCACCAAGTATATTTAGGGGGACAGATTTGTGTCTGAGGAATAAATAGGATGGTTGGATTAGAGTAAAAAAATTCCCCAAGGTAATGTGGTGTAATGTCTGTAGTGTTCAGAGTAGGGAGCGTGAAGTGATGGCAGGCGCCTTGCATAGTGAGGACCGAGAAAAGCATGGTTGGTTGCTgaagagttttcttttccttttaattgtagttctgttttgttttgtttctttgcaatATTATACTGGtctcagaggacaagatggttggatggcatcaccgactcaaaggatacgagtctgagcaaactctgggagatggtgaaggacagggaagcctggtgtgctgcagtccatgggcttgcaaagagtaggatgcgactaagtgactgaacagcaacaataatctCAGGGGTATTGCCtagtgattaaaatttttaatatgctgcattTAAGAGcattacaaaatattggttaCATTTCTTGTGCTTATAATATATTCTGtagcttatttcttttatacACAGCAGTTTGCACCTCTTAACCCCCTGCACCTGGATCTTGCCTCCCCccatttccctcttccctctggctgccactggtttgttctctatatctgtgagtctgttcctgttttgttatattcaacCATTTCTTTCAATTTTGGATGCCATGAATAAGTGATAATGCACAGtatttacctttctctctctgacttcagctagcataatatcctctagatccatccatgttatttCAAATGGTAGAATCTCattatttttcatggctgagtaatgtttcCTTGTGTATGTGGatatgtagcacatcttctttatctgttcatctgttgagggacacttaggttgcttccgtatcttgtctattataaataatgctgctgtgaacattagggcatatgtatcttttcaaattactgttttttttttcagataatataTCCAATagaggaattgctggatcatatggtaattccattTTCACTTTAATGAGGAATCTCTACATTGCTTTCCCTAGTGACTGCGCCAATTCACAATTCCATCGATAGTACACTAagcttcacttttctccacatcctggccaACATGTGCTAATAGCTATTTTGACatgtgtgaggtgacatctcatggtggttttgactTACATAATTAGTGATGCTGGTTATCTGTTTATGTGCCTATTGGCTATCTGTATATCTTacatggaaaaatgtctatttaggttttctgcccattttttaactgttttttttatattgaagtgtatgagttatttatatattctggatattgaCTCACTAGTcataccatttgcaaatattttctctttcagtaggttgtcttttcattttgttgatagtttattttgctgtgaaaaaaattttaagtttaatttggtcccgtttgtgtatttttgatttctttttcattgtcttAGGAGACAGGTCCAAAAAGGTATTGTTATAATTTgtgtttaaagaatattttatgttttcttctaggagttgtaTGGTTTCAGGTATTAAGCTTAcatctttaatgcatttttagtttttatgtttttggtaTATGATGTGAGGAAATGTTCTGATGTCATTCTTTTTGTGTGCAGCTGTCcaatttttccagcaccacataCTGAAGAGATTGACCTTCTCcatcatatattcttgcctcatttgtcatagattaagcagtggccacaggactggaagaggtcagttttcattccaaagaaaggcaatgccaaagaatgctcaaactaccacacaattgcactcatctcacacattagcaaagtaacactcaaaattctccaagctaggcttcaacagcatgtgaattgagaacttccagatgtttgagctggattcagaaaaggcagaggaaccagagatcaaattgccaacatccataggctcatagaaaaagcaagagaattccagaaaaacatctacttctgtttcattgattacactaaagcctttgactatgtggatcacaacaaactgggaaatccttaaagagatgggaataccagaccacttgacctgcctcctgagaaatctgtaggcaagtcaagaagcaacagatagagccagacatggaacaacagactggttccaagttgggaaaggagtatgtcaaggctgtatattgtcaccttgcttatttaacttatatgcagagtatattttgcaaaatgccagactggatgaagcacaagctggaatcaaaattgcagagagaaatatcaataacctcagatatgcagataacaccaccattacacagaaagcgaagaggaactaaagagcctcttgatgaaagtgaaagaggagagtgaaaacctggcttaaaacttaacattaaaaaaactaagagcatggcatcccagtcccatcacttcacggcaaatagatagggaaacaatggaaacagtgagagactttctttccttgggctccaaaatcactgcagatggtgactgcagccatgaaattaaaagacgcttgctccttggaagaaaagctgtgacaaacctagacagcatattaaaaagcagagacattactttaccaacaaaagtctgtctagtcaaagctatggtttttccagtagtcatgtatggatttgagagctggaccataaagaaagctgagagccaaagaatggatgcttttgaactatggtgttggagaagactcttgagagtcccttggacagcaaggagatcaaaccagtccatcctaaaggaagtcagtcctgaatattcactggaaggactgatgccaaagctgaaactccaatactttgaccacctgatgcgaagagctgactcatttgaaaagaccctgatgctgggaaagattgaaggcaggaggagaaggggacgacagagaatgagatggttagatggtatcaccaacttaatggatgtgagtttgagcaaactctgggagttggtgatggacagggtagcctggcatgctgcagtccatggggttgcaaagagttggacacaactgagcaactgaactgaccatatgtgcatgcatttatttctgggatctctatACTGTTCCATGGATCTTTGTGCCATTTTTTGTGTCATTATCCTGCTGTCTTGATTACTGCAACTTGTGGTATTGCCTGAACACAGGAAGC comes from the Bos javanicus breed banteng chromosome 28, ARS-OSU_banteng_1.0, whole genome shotgun sequence genome and includes:
- the LOC133240556 gene encoding uncharacterized protein LOC133240556 isoform X2 codes for the protein MAAIKMKNNEDHWMRRRGRCVKGETSPNLQMSFITSSTQGKTVMKLTSDRQEISRGLSRLQNIVPTGATNLQEGLIKANKQIQQATSGESSASSLIITLTAGPLLPRMLQDTKKEAQQARDMGAKVYCVGVKDYERDQLHNIVERKDQIYGMDEFNSAEKLVASLVKNSCMEMMAGDTHFVCLGEPYEVTFSASGLHQKRKDEIVCRYQLGPRKVYGKRPISINNEKLTCPGHRFDKAGQEVFIDYSLNNGVNFVDEDLKIAGKDCGSDRVGLQGPQWTGGKMEEHKTWEAEVKPSEPTVVSTMITLPTVIMIRTIVPTVVLTTTVPTVATTTSTPPTTVTTTRVSTTVTTTSTVPTTITRTTTASTFVPEEMTVPEVVPEDESELPEVVPEDETTFPQAVPEEETFPQVVPEDETTFPQAVPEDETTFPEVVPEDETTFPEVFPEEETTFPEGVPEDETTFPQVVPEEETFPQVVPEDETTFPEVVPEDETTFPEVFPEDETTFPEVFPEEETTFPRRFPENETTFPQVFRENEATFPEVSPEDETTFPEVIPEEEATFPEVFPEEEIIFSEAFPKKETTVPTTVAEETTAPMVVPEEETTMPNISPEEETTVPTIVTEETTAPMVVPEEETTMPNISPEEETTVPTTVAEETTAPILVPEEETTMPNISTEEKTTVPTIVTEETTAPMVVPEEETTMPNISTEEETTVPTIVTEETTAPTVVPEEETTIPEFFPEGEIIIRGTVPKKISLMPKVVSHNLLYRNPLWVPVLISALFLSLFLSLLVCICCHKWIVKKPPPAQKPEKKPPPEQGYTTVVIPCCECQGDRIRRMEGKLDVFYNFLQRSSLVPLMQCPSRDMGRCISFTLVNPHCAQMLCRSNICLQPSQECFPLNINCSDHQYPPPICPQPPSKMLPLIPPTARKLCRSSMSLPPP
- the LOC133240556 gene encoding uncharacterized protein LOC133240556 isoform X1: MGSAGPGVLGSMLFLMLGLQPLPLSQGRSLHHPPNSRSFHLGSRHHGSTWEKLKSCEGAFDLYFIVDASQKANNIWKDINKLVDEMVKKYTNPNLQMSFITSSTQGKTVMKLTSDRQEISRGLSRLQNIVPTGATNLQEGLIKANKQIQQATSGESSASSLIITLTAGPLLPRMLQDTKKEAQQARDMGAKVYCVGVKDYERDQLHNIVERKDQIYGMDEFNSAEKLVASLVKNSCMEMMAGDTHFVCLGEPYEVTFSASGLHQKRKDEIVCRYQLGPRKVYGKRPISINNEKLTCPGHRFDKAGQEVFIDYSLNNGVNFVDEDLKIAGKDCGSDRVGLQGPQWTGGKMEEHKTWEAEVKPSEPTVVSTMITLPTVIMIRTIVPTVVLTTTVPTVATTTSTPPTTVTTTRVSTTVTTTSTVPTTITRTTTASTFVPEEMTVPEVVPEDESELPEVVPEDETTFPQAVPEEETFPQVVPEDETTFPQAVPEDETTFPEVVPEDETTFPEVFPEEETTFPEGVPEDETTFPQVVPEEETFPQVVPEDETTFPEVVPEDETTFPEVFPEDETTFPEVFPEEETTFPRRFPENETTFPQVFRENEATFPEVSPEDETTFPEVIPEEEATFPEVFPEEEIIFSEAFPKKETTVPTTVAEETTAPMVVPEEETTMPNISPEEETTVPTIVTEETTAPMVVPEEETTMPNISPEEETTVPTTVAEETTAPILVPEEETTMPNISTEEKTTVPTIVTEETTAPMVVPEEETTMPNISTEEETTVPTIVTEETTAPTVVPEEETTIPEFFPEGEIIIRGTVPKKISLMPKVVSHNLLYRNPLWVPVLISALFLSLFLSLLVCICCHKWIVKKPPPAQKPEKKPPPEQGYTTVVIPCCECQGDRIRRMEGKLDVFYNFLQRSSLVPLMQCPSRDMGRCISFTLVNPHCAQMLCRSNICLQPSQECFPLNINCSDHQYPPPICPQPPSKMLPLIPPTARKLCRSSMSLPPP